DNA sequence from the Arthrobacter crystallopoietes genome:
GGACGAAACATTCAAAATCGACCCTCTTATTTGCCGTAACCCTCAAAATAACCCTTGACGTGACGCGGCGGGACTGATTTGATGTGGGTCACATGCATTGACGACCTGACCCGAATTGAGGCCCCCATGGCTATCGTCTCCTCCGACCGCAAGCACTCGAAGCTCATCGCATCCGGTGGCGCACTCGCCGCCATCGCGTTGCTCGCCACCGGCTGCTCGAGCGGCAACGGCAATGCAGCCACCGTTGATGAGAACTGCACCCCCGTCGCCCAGGTCGAGACCATGACCGAGGGCAAGCTCAAGGCGCTCGTCGTCGAGCACCCGCCGTTCGTCACCATGCAGGGCGGCACACTCTCCGGCATCGAGGGCGAACTGCTCCAGAAGGTCGCCGCCGACCTCTGCCTCGAGCTCGACGCACAGGTGACCTCGTTCGCTGGCGCCATCGAGGGCCTGCAGAACAACCGCGCCGACCTCTCGTCGAGCAACTGGACTGTCAACGATGAGCGTCGTGAGCTCTTCGAAGTGAGCAACCCGATGTACGAAAGCCGGATGGGCCTTGTCACCAAGGGCCAGGACTGGGATACGCCGGAGGCTCTGGAGGGAAAGAAGATCGGCACCCCGCAGGGATACCTCTGGAACGAGCAGCTGCACGAGCTCTACGGCGACAACATCACCGAGTATCAGTCCGACGTCGCCGTCATCGACGATGTGAAGGCCGGTCGTATCGATGTCGGAATCGTGAACAACCACGCAAATTCGTGGCGCCTTACCCAGGACCAGTACAAGGACCTAACGCTGAAGACCATGCAGACCTCCGACAAGCTGCCCCATACACAGAAGGAGGCCCTGGCGGTCGTGCTCGTGAAGAAGGGCGAAACCGACCTCCGCGACGCGGTCAACGTCGTGCTCGGCGAATACCAGGATTCCGGGGAGATGAAAGCGCAGTTCGAAGAGTACGGTTTGGACCCCCAGTTCATCGTCTCGAGCGGATCCTGACCCTGGCCCCGGCCCTGACCCACGGAGCTGAAACTCATCATGGACAAGACTGAAAACCGGGTCATTCTTAACGCCGGCTCGATCTCGAAATCGTACGGCGCCACCGAGGTGCTCAAGGGTATCTCTCTCGAGGTGCACGCGGGCGAGGTCATCGCCCTGATTGGTCCGAGCGGTGCAGGCAAAAGCACCTTCCTCCGCTGCCTCAACTATCTTGAGCGCCCGACCAGCGGTGGCCTCACCCTCGACGGCGAGCAGGTCTTCAAGAATCCCCTCAATCCTTCGAAACATGAGCTGGTACACCTGCGCCGCCGAGTGGGGATGGTGTTCCAGAGTTTCAACCTTTTCCCGCATCTGAGCGTGCTGCAGAACATCGTGCTCGCCCAGACGCTCAATGGGAAGCGGTCGAAAAAGGAGGCCGAGGAGTACGCGATGAAACTCCTCACGCAGGTGGGTCTGCCCGATAAGGCCTCTGCCAAGCCCTCGCAGTGCTCAGGCGGACAGCAGCAGCGCATCGCGATTGCCCGGGCGCTTGCCCTCGATCCCGAGATAATGCTCTTTGACGAGCCCACGTCGGCGCTCGATCCCGAGATCGCCGACGAAGTGCTCACGGTAATGCGCGATCTTGCTGAGATCGGCATGACGATGATTGTGGTAACACACGAGATGCGGTTCGCGGAGCGGGTGGCGGACCGGGTGTTACTGCTCGACCGTGGATGCATCCTGGAGGAGGGCACACCCCAACACGTGTTCACCAACCCGACCCATGAGCGCACAAAGACGTTCCTGCAGGCGGTGCTGGATAGATGAACGGCATCAGTATCGAGACCCTTTTTTCGGGCATCGGAGCCGGTCTTAGTATTACGGTGATCCTGACAGTGGTCTCCTTCGTCGTGGGAAGCGTCCTCGCGGTGCCGCTGGCGCTGGCGCGCACGTCGCCTCTGTGGGTATTACGCTGGCTCGCCATCGGCATCATCGACATCTGCCGCGGTGTGCCGCCTCTCGTGTGGCTGCTGATTATCTACTACGGCATCAGCCCGGTAATCGCGCTCGAACCGCTACCTGCCGCGCTCATCGGCCTGAGCCTCATCTCTGGCGCGTACCTCGCCGAGAACTTCCGGGCCGGCATCGACAACGTGCATAAGGGCCAAAGTGAAGCCGCCATGGCGCTCGGACTCACGCCGACCCACCAGTTCTGGCGTGTCATCGCGCCCCAGGCGGTCAATATCGCGATGCCGCCCTCGGCCTCGTACGCCGTGAGCCTTCTGAAGGACAGCGCAAAGGCGTCGATCATTGGCGTTGCCGACATCATCTTCATGGCACAGCTCGAGGTCTCCCGCGGCGCCCCCGCAGTGCTCGTCTTCTCGATCGCGGCCGTGCTCTACCTGCTTGTCGGCATCCCGCTGTCGTACTTCTCGCGCTATGTCGACAGCGTGGTCCGCAAAAAGGTGGTGACCGTATGATCTTCGAACGATGGGCCGAATGGCTGCCAGCCCTGCTTGAAGGCCTGGGCGTCTCGCTTGCCCTCACCGGATGCGTCGCCCTGGTCGGACTCCCCTTAGGCCTCGTGTTCAGCCTGCTGAGCACACACCAGAACCGCCTCGTGCGCACGGTCTTCATCGTGGTCATCGAGATTCTCCGTGGCATCCCGCTCCTCGCGGTGATTTACCTGCTCTACTTCGGACTCCCGAGCGGCGGCATCACCTTAACCGCCTTCGTGACGATGGTGGTTGCCCACGGGCTCAACCTCTCGGCCTACTCGAGTGAGGTGTTCCGGGCAGGCATCCTGCACGTCGGACCAGGGCAGCGCGAAGCGTTCGCCAGCCTCGGCATCACCCGGATGAAGGGCTTCTTCCACGTCGTGCTGCCGCAGGCGATGCGGGCGGTAGTCGGCCCCATGATGTCGCTGCTCATCATGGTGTTCCAGTCCAGCTCGCTCGCTTACACCATCGGCGTCGGCGAGCTCACGAGCAAGGCCTTCTCGATCGGCGCGATGACGTTCCAATACCTGGACGTGCTGGTGCTAGCGGGCATCATTTACGCCGTGATCTGCATCGCGTCATCCCGCATCGCCTCCAACGTGGAGGAACGCCTGAAGACGGGACGTTGAGCGCAGCCTGGCAGCAGCGGGGGCAAACCGCGTGCCCCGAAAGGCGCGGGATTGGGTCAAGTCCCGGCCTTGCTCTGCCCTGAGGAAGGAATCACAAGAAATGAGAGAGTCATGAAAATCGGTGTTGTCGGCCTCGGAGCCATCGGTGCACAGGTGCTATGGAGTCTCAGCAAGCGTGCCGGCGTCGAAGTGCACGGATTTGAGAGCGGCTACATCGGCCACCCCCTCGCGGGGGCGGGTGGAGAAGGACGCCTGTTCCGGAACCTCGAACTCACCACGATGGGCTACATGCCGATCGTGAAGCGCTCGAACGAGCTTTGGGAAGAGCTGGAGCTGACGGGCGGCCGACAACTGCGCCGCAAAATCGGCACTCTGCTGCTCGGCGCTCCAACGGATGCGCAGATCGAGCACGCGCTCCAGGCCGCACGGGATTGGGACCTGGAGCACGAGATCTATGGCATGGAGGAAATCCGCGCGCTCTTCCCGCAGTTCTCGGTCGCAGACGGGGACATCGGCATCTGGGATTCCGGTGCCGGCGTCATCTCGCCCGAGCGGAGCATCTGCGTCGCCGTCGAGCAGGCGGTGCGGGCCGGAGCCACGGCGCGCGAGTTTACAACGGTCGCCGCAGTCGACGAACGGGCCGACGGCGTCACCCTCCGTCTCGAATCCGGCGAGAGCCTCGATTTCGACCGGGTGCTCGTGGCCGGCGGCGGTTGGACCACGAAACTCGTGCCCGAGCTGCGCGACTGGATCGTGACACGGCGCCTCACCTCGGCGTGGTTCTCGGGCAAGGACGACGGTAGTCTCCGGGGCCTGCCGCCCTTCATGCGGGTCTCCCCCTCCTACTGCTACGGCATCCCGAACGCGGACGAGAAGCTCGTGAAGCTTGGACTCGGCTTCAATGACCACCTGCCGACGGGCGACCCCGACTCGGTGCCACGGAAGTTCGGCCACAAAGAGGCGCAGGCCGAAATTGAGAAGTTCTCCTGGATCCTGCGCGACCTTCTCCCAAACCTTGACCCGAACCCCGTGCGGCTAGAGACCTACATCGAGAGTTACACCCGCTCGATGCACGAGTTCATGGCAGTCGCGCCCGGCCGCAGCAACACAGTGGTGCTCGGCGGCTTCTCCGGTCACGGCTTCAAACTTGCCCCCGCGCTCGGCGAGATCGGCGCGGATCTCGTGGCCGAAGGGAGCACCAGGTTCGACCTCGACTTCCTCAGCGCAGCGAAACCAGTTTTCTCCATCACCGATGTCAATAGCGGCATCACGACCCACAATGCCGTCGTCGCATCCACCGGCGGCGAGAAGTAACCCTCCCTAAAAATGTCCCACCACCTCGACAGAGTAGGAATAATGAGTAACAACACCCCGATCGCGACTTTCGACTGCTACCGCACGTTGATCGACTTCGACCTCAATCGCCTCGCGCTACCGATCGTGCAGGAGCGCCTCGACGAGGTCGGCATCGATCATGACACTTTCCTCGACAACCTCCGCGTGATGCGCTTCCAGGCCGTTGCCGAGGGCCCCTACCGCAGGTATCAAGACCTCGTGCGTTCGACGCTTGAGAACGCGATGCTGCTGCACGGCGCCCGCTACGAGGACGGGTACGGCGATCAGCTCGTCGAGGAGGCGAAGTCGCTTCCCGTCTTCCCCGAAGTACCCGAGGCGCTGCGCAAGCTCAAGGAGAAGGGCGTGCAGCTGGCGATCATCTCGAATTCGGATCGCGATTTCATCCCCCACCACGTCAAGACGATCGGCGTCGAGTTCGACTACGTGATCACCGCCGAGGACGCCGGCTGGTACAAGCCCCGCCCCGGTGCCTTCGAGCACCTCTTCAAGACGATCGATCGCGACCCAAGCCTCATCACCCACGTCGCGCAGGGATGGGAGTACGACATCATGCCCGCGAAGCAGTACGGCGTGCGCCGCATCTGGGTGAACCGCTACGGGTTCAAGGGCAGCGATTTCTACCAGCCGTATAACGAGATCCAGGATCTTTCCACGCTGCCCGACTTCTGGAACAACTGAGCGACGACGCGAAGTGGCCCTGCACCTCATTCGAGGTGTGGGGGTCATTTCCGTTCCCGACATCAACTGCCGGCACGACCTACCGGGATCGGGCCGCCACCCCGGCGTGAATGTTCAGCCGGAGGGGACGTTCAACTCCTTGGCCGATTTTGCCGCGGGCAGCAGTCCCGCAGGCCGTCGCTTCCCAATAGTCCCGCAACAACTTCCGCGGTCAGCATCCTCAGCCACCACCCATTTCCGGGTCACGAGGGCGCTGGTCGCACTACCATCCGACAAAGGTGAACAATGACTTCACTCAGCCCCGCGCTCAAGCAAGCAACCCCCGTCGTCGTCGACCACGCCCTCGGCTCGTGGATCCACGGCACGGACGGCAAGGACTACCTGGATTTCACTACCGGCATCGGAGTGACCAGCACCGGCCACTGCCACCCGAAGGTTGTGGAAGCGGCGCGCGAACAGGTCGGCAAGATCATCCATGCCCAGTACACCACCGTGATGCACAAGCCGCTGCTGGCGCTGACCGAGAAGCTCGGCGAAGTCCTCCCCGCGGGACTGGACTCCGTGTTCTACGCAAACTCCGGCTCCGAGGCCGTCGAGGCCGCCATCCGCCTGGCCCGCATGGCCACCGGCCGGCCCAACATCGTCGTGTTCCAGGGCGGCTTCCACGGACGCACCGTCGCCGCCGCCTCCCTGACCACGGCCGGCACCAAGTTCTCCGCCGGCTTCGCGCCGCTGATGGCCGGCGTCCACATGTCCGCCTTCCCCTATGCCTACCGCTACGGCTGGGACGAAGCCACCGCCGTCGCCTTCGCGCTGCAGGAGCTGGACTACCTGCTGCAGACCCGCACCGCCCCCAATGACACCGCCGCGTTCCTGATCGAACCGGCACTGGGCGACGGCGGGTACCTGCCCACTCCCCCGGCCTTCATGGAGGGCCTGCGCGAGCGCGCCGACCGGCACGGCATCCAGCTGATCTTCGACGAGGTGCAGGCGGGCGTGGGCCGGATGGGCAAGTTCTGGGGCCACCAGTACTCCACCGCCACCCCGGACATCCTCATTACCGCCAAGGGCATCGCCTCGGGCTTCCCCATCTCCGCCATCGCGGCTTCCACCGAGACCATGTCCAAGGCCTGGCCCGGCTCGCAGGGCGGCACCTACGGCGGCAACGCCGTTTCCGCCGCGGCCGGTGTGGCCACGCTCGAAGTGGTCGAAGAGGAAGGCCTGGTGGAGAACTCCCGCATCCGCGGCGAGCAGCTGCAGGCCGGCCTGAAGGAGATCCAGAACCGCTTCCCGGTGATCGGCAACGTCCGCGGCCTGGGCCTGATGCAGGGCATCGAGTTCACCGCCGAAGACGGCACCCCCGACGCCAAGACCGCCGCCGCGGTCCAGCAGGCCACCACCACGCAGGGCCTGCTGTCCCTGACCTGCGGCCCGGCCGGCAACGTTGTCCGGCTGATCCCCGCCCTGGTGGTCACCGCCGACGAAATCAGCACCGGACTGGAACGTTTCGAGGCCGCCGTTGGCGCCGTCGTCGGTGCCGTTCCCGCCAAAGCGGGAGTCTAAAAACCGCCATGACCCAAGATGTCCTTTCCGCCCCCGAGCGCGCACCGATCCTGGCCCGGCTTGAAGCTGCGGGCGTGCCCGCCGAAATCTCCGGCCACCGGATAGCTGAGTACTCCTACGACGCCTCGAATTACCGCGTTCCTCCGCTGGGTGTGGTGTTCCCGCGCAGTGTCCACGACGTGGTTGCGGTCGTGACGGCATGCCGTGAAACCGGCACGCCGCTGATCGGGCGCGGCGGGGGGACGTCCATGGCCGGCAACGCCATCGGCCCCGGTATCGTGCTGGATTTCTCCCGGCACATGAACCGGATCCTCAGCGTTGACGAGGGCGCCAAGACAGCAGACGTCGAAGCGGGCGTCATCCTCTCCCACCTCACCCGGGAAGCCGAGGATGCCACAGGCGGGGCCCTCACCTTCGCACCAGACCCATCGTCGAAGACCCGCGCCACTATCGGCGGTGCGATCGGCAACGACGCGTGCGGAAACCACTCGGTCCGCTACGGCCGGACCTCGGACCACGTCGTGGAGATCGATGTCGTCACCTCGGACGGCGCCCGGCTCACCGCCACCTCCACCGGTCTGCGGGCCACGGACCCTGCCGATGCCTATTCGGTGTCGCGGGCCTTCGATCTGGGCGAAGATCTCAAGCAGTTGGCCGGGGACAACCTGGCCGCGTTCCGGACCGAGTTGGGCCGGATTCAGCGGCAGGTTTCCGGCTACCATTTGGCCAACCTCCTGCCGGAGAACGGGTTGAACGTGGCCCGTGCGCTGGTGGGCACGGAGGGCACCTGTGCCCTGGTGGTCCGCGCCCGGATGAAGCTGGTCCCCAAGGCCCCGAGCGCGCTGCTGGTCTGCCTGGGCTACGCCGACGTGGTCGATGCCGCGAAGGACATCGAAACCATCCTCGAATTCTCCCCCGCGGCGGTCGAGGGGATCGACGAGGCCATCGTCGACACCATGCGGTTGCGCCGCGGGGCCGACTCCGTTCTCGGTCTTCCCGAGGGGAAGGCGTTCCTGTACGTGGACCTGGACGGGGAGAACCCGGAGAAGGTCGCCCGGGAAGCAGACCGGCTGCTGGAGCGGCTGGCCGCCAACGGCCGCCTGGTCGATGGCCGGGCTGTCCCGGACCTCGTACAACGGGCCACCCTGTGGCGGGTCCGCGAGGACGGCGCCGGCCTGTCCTCCCGGCCCGCCAGCGGCGGGGAATCGCAGGCAGGCTGGGAAGATTCCGCCGTGGCCCCGGAAAACCTTGCCGCCTACCTGGCCGACTTCCGCCGGCTGCTAGAGGTCCACGGGCTGACGGGGATCATGTACGGGCACTTCGGCGCCGGCTGCATGCACATCCGCATCACCTACGACCTCCGATGCGAGGACGGCCGGGCCGTCTACCGCAAGTTCACCCAGGCCGCAGCCGAACTGGTCGTCCGCCACGGCGGCTCCCTCTCCGGCGAGCACGGCGACGGCCGGGCCCGCTCCGAATTCCTTCCCGTCATGTACTCCCCCGCGATGATCGCCGCGTTCGAGACCTACCGCAACCTGTGGGACAAAGCAGGCATCATGAACCCCGGTTCCATCACGGACCCGGACCCCATCGACACCAACCTCGCCCTGGAGGGCGTCCCGGACCGTGAATGGCGCACCCACTTCGAACTCCGCCCCGTTGAGGCCGCAGCCGCAGGTGCCGACAAATGGGTGCACGCCGTCCAGGCGTG
Encoded proteins:
- a CDS encoding substrate-binding periplasmic protein, coding for MAIVSSDRKHSKLIASGGALAAIALLATGCSSGNGNAATVDENCTPVAQVETMTEGKLKALVVEHPPFVTMQGGTLSGIEGELLQKVAADLCLELDAQVTSFAGAIEGLQNNRADLSSSNWTVNDERRELFEVSNPMYESRMGLVTKGQDWDTPEALEGKKIGTPQGYLWNEQLHELYGDNITEYQSDVAVIDDVKAGRIDVGIVNNHANSWRLTQDQYKDLTLKTMQTSDKLPHTQKEALAVVLVKKGETDLRDAVNVVLGEYQDSGEMKAQFEEYGLDPQFIVSSGS
- a CDS encoding amino acid ABC transporter ATP-binding protein translates to MDKTENRVILNAGSISKSYGATEVLKGISLEVHAGEVIALIGPSGAGKSTFLRCLNYLERPTSGGLTLDGEQVFKNPLNPSKHELVHLRRRVGMVFQSFNLFPHLSVLQNIVLAQTLNGKRSKKEAEEYAMKLLTQVGLPDKASAKPSQCSGGQQQRIAIARALALDPEIMLFDEPTSALDPEIADEVLTVMRDLAEIGMTMIVVTHEMRFAERVADRVLLLDRGCILEEGTPQHVFTNPTHERTKTFLQAVLDR
- a CDS encoding amino acid ABC transporter permease gives rise to the protein MNGISIETLFSGIGAGLSITVILTVVSFVVGSVLAVPLALARTSPLWVLRWLAIGIIDICRGVPPLVWLLIIYYGISPVIALEPLPAALIGLSLISGAYLAENFRAGIDNVHKGQSEAAMALGLTPTHQFWRVIAPQAVNIAMPPSASYAVSLLKDSAKASIIGVADIIFMAQLEVSRGAPAVLVFSIAAVLYLLVGIPLSYFSRYVDSVVRKKVVTV
- a CDS encoding amino acid ABC transporter permease; amino-acid sequence: MIFERWAEWLPALLEGLGVSLALTGCVALVGLPLGLVFSLLSTHQNRLVRTVFIVVIEILRGIPLLAVIYLLYFGLPSGGITLTAFVTMVVAHGLNLSAYSSEVFRAGILHVGPGQREAFASLGITRMKGFFHVVLPQAMRAVVGPMMSLLIMVFQSSSLAYTIGVGELTSKAFSIGAMTFQYLDVLVLAGIIYAVICIASSRIASNVEERLKTGR
- a CDS encoding FAD-dependent oxidoreductase — its product is MKIGVVGLGAIGAQVLWSLSKRAGVEVHGFESGYIGHPLAGAGGEGRLFRNLELTTMGYMPIVKRSNELWEELELTGGRQLRRKIGTLLLGAPTDAQIEHALQAARDWDLEHEIYGMEEIRALFPQFSVADGDIGIWDSGAGVISPERSICVAVEQAVRAGATAREFTTVAAVDERADGVTLRLESGESLDFDRVLVAGGGWTTKLVPELRDWIVTRRLTSAWFSGKDDGSLRGLPPFMRVSPSYCYGIPNADEKLVKLGLGFNDHLPTGDPDSVPRKFGHKEAQAEIEKFSWILRDLLPNLDPNPVRLETYIESYTRSMHEFMAVAPGRSNTVVLGGFSGHGFKLAPALGEIGADLVAEGSTRFDLDFLSAAKPVFSITDVNSGITTHNAVVASTGGEK
- a CDS encoding HAD-IA family hydrolase, which gives rise to MSNNTPIATFDCYRTLIDFDLNRLALPIVQERLDEVGIDHDTFLDNLRVMRFQAVAEGPYRRYQDLVRSTLENAMLLHGARYEDGYGDQLVEEAKSLPVFPEVPEALRKLKEKGVQLAIISNSDRDFIPHHVKTIGVEFDYVITAEDAGWYKPRPGAFEHLFKTIDRDPSLITHVAQGWEYDIMPAKQYGVRRIWVNRYGFKGSDFYQPYNEIQDLSTLPDFWNN
- a CDS encoding aspartate aminotransferase family protein, whose translation is MTSLSPALKQATPVVVDHALGSWIHGTDGKDYLDFTTGIGVTSTGHCHPKVVEAAREQVGKIIHAQYTTVMHKPLLALTEKLGEVLPAGLDSVFYANSGSEAVEAAIRLARMATGRPNIVVFQGGFHGRTVAAASLTTAGTKFSAGFAPLMAGVHMSAFPYAYRYGWDEATAVAFALQELDYLLQTRTAPNDTAAFLIEPALGDGGYLPTPPAFMEGLRERADRHGIQLIFDEVQAGVGRMGKFWGHQYSTATPDILITAKGIASGFPISAIAASTETMSKAWPGSQGGTYGGNAVSAAAGVATLEVVEEEGLVENSRIRGEQLQAGLKEIQNRFPVIGNVRGLGLMQGIEFTAEDGTPDAKTAAAVQQATTTQGLLSLTCGPAGNVVRLIPALVVTADEISTGLERFEAAVGAVVGAVPAKAGV
- a CDS encoding FAD-binding and (Fe-S)-binding domain-containing protein; this encodes MTQDVLSAPERAPILARLEAAGVPAEISGHRIAEYSYDASNYRVPPLGVVFPRSVHDVVAVVTACRETGTPLIGRGGGTSMAGNAIGPGIVLDFSRHMNRILSVDEGAKTADVEAGVILSHLTREAEDATGGALTFAPDPSSKTRATIGGAIGNDACGNHSVRYGRTSDHVVEIDVVTSDGARLTATSTGLRATDPADAYSVSRAFDLGEDLKQLAGDNLAAFRTELGRIQRQVSGYHLANLLPENGLNVARALVGTEGTCALVVRARMKLVPKAPSALLVCLGYADVVDAAKDIETILEFSPAAVEGIDEAIVDTMRLRRGADSVLGLPEGKAFLYVDLDGENPEKVAREADRLLERLAANGRLVDGRAVPDLVQRATLWRVREDGAGLSSRPASGGESQAGWEDSAVAPENLAAYLADFRRLLEVHGLTGIMYGHFGAGCMHIRITYDLRCEDGRAVYRKFTQAAAELVVRHGGSLSGEHGDGRARSEFLPVMYSPAMIAAFETYRNLWDKAGIMNPGSITDPDPIDTNLALEGVPDREWRTHFELRPVEAAAAGADKWVHAVQACIGVGRCRSDAGGVMCPSFRATGDEKDSTRGRSRVLQDMVRGAGSIDEGWKSEDVREALDLCLACKACSNDCPAGVDMATYKSEFFSHYYDGKIRPLSHFSLGWLPRWLKLTTRISPIVNAVLSSPLAKVVAAAGGLTTKRAMPKFASRKMLRDALAGFGNNNGTGDTVLFVDSFTKGFRPEVAGAAARVIEGTGRQVSCESDACCGLTWISTGQLDTAKKMMAKTVAKLDDGTDAPIVVVEPSCAAALRKDAPELLGTEAAERVSHRIQSFAEAVKGWVAEGWQPPAVPESVTVQTHCHEYSTFGATVQRKALAALGVADVTEATGCCGVAGNFGFEANHYDISMKVAEQALAPALASTPESTPVLADGFSCAMQVRQLDPERKSLHLAELLDPQTTTHHTEGQS